The window AAACAAATTATTACTAAATTAGAGCAAAAACAAGCAGAACATAATAAACAATCAAAATTAATTGCATCATTAATACAAAAAGAGAAAACTAATGAAATTGAAGTCTTAAAAGGAGATTTGGGAAGTAATAAGTTATTAATTGAAACATTAAAACAGCAATTACTAGTTGTTGAAAATGAAATTAAGGATTTGTTATTAAAAACACCAAATATTCCTGAAATTACTGTTCCCATTGGTATAAGTGAGGCAGATAGTGTTGAAGTTAAAAAATGAAATGAAAATAAAGCTTTAAAATCAACGCACCCACATTGAGATATTGCAAAAGATTTAGATATTATTGATTTTAATCGAGCAACAAAAATAACTGGTAGTCGTTTTGTTATTTATAAAAATGCTGGTGCTCGATTAGTTCGCGCCTTAATTAATTTAATGTTAGATGTTCATTATCAATCTGGTTATGAGGAAATTATTCCGCCAACAATTGTTAATGCAAATTCATTAATTACTACTGGAAATCTGCCTAAATTTAAAGAAGATTTATTTCAATTACAAGAAAAAGATTATTATTTAATTCCTACGGCAGAAGTACCAATAACTAATTTATATCAAGATGAAATTATTGATGGTCATAAGTTACCTTTAAAATATTGTGCTTATACAACTTGTTATCGTTCCGAAGCTGGAGCAGCTGGTAAAGATACTCGAGGAATAATTCGCTTGCATCAATTTCATAAAGTTGAGTTGGTTAAAATTACTAAGCCAGAACAATCGTATGATGAATTGGAAAAATTAACTAATGATGCTTGTAAAATTTTAGAACTTTTAGAACTACCATACCGCGTTATT is drawn from Spiroplasma endosymbiont of Asaphidion curtum and contains these coding sequences:
- the serS gene encoding serine--tRNA ligase, producing MQFYLLALTSIIQHLKKVKQLNTERKQIITKLEQKQAEHNKQSKLIASLIQKEKTNEIEVLKGDLGSNKLLIETLKQQLLVVENEIKDLLLKTPNIPEITVPIGISEADSVEVKKWNENKALKSTHPHWDIAKDLDIIDFNRATKITGSRFVIYKNAGARLVRALINLMLDVHYQSGYEEIIPPTIVNANSLITTGNLPKFKEDLFQLQEKDYYLIPTAEVPITNLYQDEIIDGHKLPLKYCAYTTCYRSEAGAAGKDTRGIIRLHQFHKVELVKITKPEQSYDELEKLTNDACKILELLELPYRVIELCTGDLGFSAAKTYDIEVWMPSQNKYREISSCSNCEDFQARRGKTRYKEKSQDNAKLVHTLNGSGLAVDRLVAAILENNYQSDCKAVIVPKVLQKYLDGLEKITV